TCGTTAAAACAATCATCTACTTTTCACTTTGTACTTACTCATAACATTGTTATAATGGTGAAAAATGTAGTTTTCACTATATCACCTAAGGGGGCTTTCCTAATGACATTAAATAAAGCACTTACAATCGCTGGTTCTGACACAAGTGGCGGTGCTGGTATACAAGCTGATTTAAAAACATTCCAAGAACTTGGTGTATACGGAATGACATCTCTTACAACGATCGTAACAATGGATCCACATAACGGTTGGGCACATAACGTATTTCCTATCCCTGCTTCTACATTAAAACCACAATTAGAAACAACAATTGAAGGTGTTGGTGTAGATGCTTTAAAAACAGGTATGCTTGGATCAGTAGAAATTATCGAAATGGTTGCTGAAACAATCGAAAAGCATAACTTTAAAAATGTAGTAGTTGACCCTGTTATGGTATGTAAAGGCGCAGATGAAGCATTACATCCTGAAACAAACGATTGCTTACGCGACGTTCTTGTTCCAAAAGCATTAGTTGTAACACCAAACTTATTTGAAGCATATCAATTAAGTGGTGTGAAAATTAATTCCCTTGAAGACATGAAAGAAGCAGCGAAAAAAATCCATGCTTTAGGTGCTAAATATGTACTAATTAAAGGCGGTAGCAAACTAGGTACAGAAACTGCAATTGACGTCCTATACGATGGAGAAACATTCGATCTTCTAGAATCAGAAAAAATCGATACGACAAATACACATGGTGCAGGTTGTACATATTCTGCTGCAATTACAGCAGAACTTGCAAAAGGAAAATCAGTGAAAGAAGCAGTAAAAACTGCGAAAGAATTCATCACTGCTGCAATTCGCCATTCATTCAAAATTAACGAATATGTAGGGCCAACACACCACGGCGCATATCGTAAATTCGTTGCAAAAAAAGAACTTATATAAAAAATAAAGCTATCAATTGATAGCTTTATTTTTTACTATGAATTTTATGATGCTGAACTAACCTTGTTTCTACCATTTCTTTTAGAATAATATAATGCATCATCAGCTGATTGAATAACTTGATCAGATGACTTTTCGTACTCTGAAACACCTACAGAAACTGTAATTTTAATTGTTCTTCTATTTAATAGTTGAAACGAATGGGCTTCAACTGCTTTACGAATTTGCTCTCCTATACGAATTCCATACGCGATTCTCTTCCTTGGTAGCAAAAGTGCGAACTCTTCTCCACCCTTTCGAAATACTAAATTTGAGAATGGTGAATTCTCCCGTAAAATATGCCCTACTTGTTTCAATACTTCATCTCCAGCGGGGTGACCATACGTATCATTTATATACTTAAAGTAATCAATATCGATAAATAATAAACAAAGTGAATCGTTTTTCATATGTTTATTGCCAATATAGCGATTCATCTCTAAATCAAACTGTCTCACATTCCCTAATCCTGTTAATGCATCTACCGTTGCATAATGTTTCATTGTTTGAAATAACTCATTTGATTGTAATACGTAATTCGTACTTACAAATGTGACATAACCTGTAATAATACTACAAACTAAATATAACCCTACTACAGCTATGTCTTTAAATAATATATAAAGAGGAATTACTAAAATAGATAAGCTATACACATGTAACCATATCCATTTTGCAAATATAGAAATTTTCATTCGTGAAATCAAGACACTACCTATCCCTATTAAAACAATAGTATAGCAAGCTAATTCAGAAGCTAAAGAATACTCCGTAAAAAATAGCCGAGTTATTAAAATAATACTAACCGTTATACTACTTGCTATCGGTCCGCCAATCATAATTGCTAAAATAACTGCTAAATGACGTAAATCCAACATAATATCTTCAATATGTAAACCAAAACAAATCAATAATACACTTAATATTCCAGTAAAAATACCTACCGTACATTTCTTTGCAAAAGAGAATTCCTCTTGCATTGGTATGCTCCTTAAAAGCTGCCCTCCAACAAAGGTAAAGGAAAGAATTATTGTTGTATTTACAAATAAATCCCTTAACATAAAATAATCTCCCTACTTTTCTTTTCCATCTTTCCCTTTCCTTGTTTTATTGTATACGAAATCCCTATAATTCCCAAAGTTTTTTGTGTTTTTGTTGTTCCACGTGAAACAACAAAAACACAAAAAAGGAGCGGAAATCCGCTCCTTTTTCATTAACAACATCGTGATATTTTTCCGCCCTTTGCATTAAATCTAGCTTCTTGTGCCTCGGCAAAAAATTGTTTTTGACATAAAATTTGCTTTTCTGGGTGATGCAATTTCATATGATTCACATATGTTTCATAGCTCGGAACTCCAACAAGTAAACTAATAAATTGTTTTCTCCTTCCCCATACTTTCCTGATCGCTTTAAGCATAATTTCTCGACTCGCTTTCATTTCTTGGAATATATGGTGCCTCTTTTAAAGGTGTTGTCTTATTTTGCAACACTTGAATCCAAATTCGAATAGCTGCAATTAGCACCGCAATTACAACTAACATAAAGATTCCACAAAGTGTTGCATCAATATAATCATTTAAAATAATTTGTTTCATTTGTGCGACATTTTTAGCTGACGCTAATATCTTTCCATCATCCAATGCACCTTGAAAAACCTTCGCATGTGATAAAAATCCGATCTTTGGATTTTCATG
The DNA window shown above is from Bacillus clarus and carries:
- a CDS encoding GGDEF domain-containing protein, with the translated sequence MLRDLFVNTTIILSFTFVGGQLLRSIPMQEEFSFAKKCTVGIFTGILSVLLICFGLHIEDIMLDLRHLAVILAIMIGGPIASSITVSIILITRLFFTEYSLASELACYTIVLIGIGSVLISRMKISIFAKWIWLHVYSLSILVIPLYILFKDIAVVGLYLVCSIITGYVTFVSTNYVLQSNELFQTMKHYATVDALTGLGNVRQFDLEMNRYIGNKHMKNDSLCLLFIDIDYFKYINDTYGHPAGDEVLKQVGHILRENSPFSNLVFRKGGEEFALLLPRKRIAYGIRIGEQIRKAVEAHSFQLLNRRTIKITVSVGVSEYEKSSDQVIQSADDALYYSKRNGRNKVSSAS
- the pdxK gene encoding pyridoxine/pyridoxal/pyridoxamine kinase; protein product: MTLNKALTIAGSDTSGGAGIQADLKTFQELGVYGMTSLTTIVTMDPHNGWAHNVFPIPASTLKPQLETTIEGVGVDALKTGMLGSVEIIEMVAETIEKHNFKNVVVDPVMVCKGADEALHPETNDCLRDVLVPKALVVTPNLFEAYQLSGVKINSLEDMKEAAKKIHALGAKYVLIKGGSKLGTETAIDVLYDGETFDLLESEKIDTTNTHGAGCTYSAAITAELAKGKSVKEAVKTAKEFITAAIRHSFKINEYVGPTHHGAYRKFVAKKELI
- a CDS encoding YbdD/YjiX family protein, with amino-acid sequence MLKAIRKVWGRRKQFISLLVGVPSYETYVNHMKLHHPEKQILCQKQFFAEAQEARFNAKGGKISRCC